Proteins encoded together in one Arvicanthis niloticus isolate mArvNil1 chromosome 7, mArvNil1.pat.X, whole genome shotgun sequence window:
- the Slc49a3 gene encoding solute carrier family 49 member A3 isoform X5: MQIGGLQTLEWPGLWIGWKLATTRKHLGPPETRCLVPEFMRVAGSFCWCKSPGPPYSQCAVSCPCQESRRHSYDGIYIVPAALACLMATVCLWESVPPTPPSTGAANSTSESFLHGLKLLIQNKAYVILAVCFGGGIGIFSSFSALLEQILCANGYSNEFSGLCGALFIVFGILGALLLGLYVDRTKHFTEATKIGLCLTSMTFVAFALVAQLQGQTFALAAICSLLGLFGFSVAPVVMELAVESSFPVGEGASAGLIFVLGQAEGVLIMLLLTALTVQRTGASFSTCQQGEDLLDWTVPLLLLAGLCTLFTCVLVIFFNTPYRRLEAESGGSSSPMMCARDPRNVNPTQVPPLETPGLTPPDEALKEAPGPALSPKLLSPKGIQNGQRL; this comes from the exons ATGCAAATAGGCGGCCTGCAGACACTAGAATGGCCGGGACTATGGATAGGCTGGAAGCTTGCAACAACCCGGAAACATCTGGGACCGCCGGAGACTCGTTGCCTGGTCCCCGAGTTTATGCGCGTCGCTGGGTCTTTCTGCTGGTG CAAATCCCCTGGGCCTCCTTATAGCCAATGTGCTGTCTCCTGCCCTTGTCAAGAAAGCAGAAGACATTCCTATGATG GCATCTATATTGTTCCTGCTGCCCTTGCCTGTCTGATGGCCACTGTCTGCCTCTGGGAGAGTGTGCCTCCTACCCCACCATCCACAGGGGCTGCCAACTCTACTTCAGAGAGTTTCCTCCACGGGCTCAAACTG CTCATACAGAATAAGGCCTATGTCATCCTGGCCGTATGCTTTGGTGGTGGCATTGGTATCTTCTCTAGCTTCTCAGCACTCCTGGAACAGATCCTTTGTGCCAATGGCTACTCTAAT GAGTTCTCAGGCCTCTGTGGGGCCCTCTTCATTGTGTTTGGAATTTTGGGGGCACTGCTTCTAGGCCTGTACGTGGATCGGACCAAGCACTTCACTGAAGCCACCAAGATAGGCCTCTGTCTGACTTCCATGACCTTCGTGGCCTTTGCTCTG GTAGCCCAGCTGCAGGGACAAACTTTTGCACTGGCTGCCATCTGCTCCCTCCTTGGGCTCTTTGGCTTCTCAGTGGCACCTGTGGTCATGGAGCTGGCAGTGGAAAGCTCATTTCCTGTGGGTGAGGGTGCCTCCGCTGGCTTGATCTTTGTCCTGGG GCAGGCTGAAGGTGTGCTTATCATGCTGCTATTGACGGCGCTGACTGTGCAGAGAACAGGTGCATCCTTTTCTACCTGCCAGCAGGGCGAGGACCTTCTGGACTGGACAG tgcccctgctgctgctggctggcCTATGCACCCTTTTCACCTGTGTCTTGGTGATCTTCTTCAACACCCCATACCGGCGCCTGGAGGCTGAGTCTGGAGGATCCTCTTCACCCATGATGTGTGCCAGGGATCCAAGGAATGTAAACCCCACCCAAGTGCCACCACTTGAGACTCCTGGCTTGACACCTCCAGATGAGGCCTTGAAGGAGGCTCCTGGCCCTGCCCTGTCTCCAAAGCTTCTGTCtccaaagggcattcagaatggGCAGAGACTATGA
- the Slc49a3 gene encoding solute carrier family 49 member A3 isoform X2, whose translation MAGTMDRLEACNNPETSGTAGDSLPGPRVYARRWVFLLVLWLSFAPVADTVARHFLLSMEQVNWLSLIYLVLSIPFGMAAIWVLDSVGLRGATILGAWLNFSGSLLRAVPCLAVRIPSPFAFFMSGQSLCALAQTLVISSPAKLAALWFPEHQRATANMIGTMSNPLGLLIANVLSPALVKKAEDIPMMLGIYIVPAALACLMATVCLWESVPPTPPSTGAANSTSESFLHGLKLLIQNKAYVILAVCFGGGIGIFSSFSALLEQILCANGYSNEFSGLCGALFIVFGILGALLLGLYVDRTKHFTEATKIGLCLTSMTFVAFALVAQLQGQTFALAAICSLLGLFGFSVAPVVMELAVESSFPVGEGASAGLIFVLGQAEGVLIMLLLTALTVQRTGASFSTCQQGEDLLDWTVPLLLLAGLCTLFTCVLVIFFNTPYRRLEAESGGSSSPMMCARDPRNVNPTQVPPLETPGLTPPDEALKEAPGPALSPKLLSPKGIQNGQRL comes from the exons ATGGCCGGGACTATGGATAGGCTGGAAGCTTGCAACAACCCGGAAACATCTGGGACCGCCGGAGACTCGTTGCCTGGTCCCCGAGTTTATGCGCGTCGCTGGGTCTTTCTGCTGGTG CTTTGGCTCAGCTTTGCACCTGTAGCAGACACCGTAGCACGGCATTTCCTCCTGTCCATGGAGCAGGTCAACTGGCTGTCACTAATATACCTTGTGTTATCCATCCCATTTGGCATGGCAGCCATCTGGGTTCTGGACTCTGTTGGCCTCCGTGGAGCA ACTATCCTGGGTGCATGGTTGAATTTTTCTGGGAGTTTGCTACGTGCTGTGCCATGCTTGGCTGTCAGGATCCCCAGTCCTTTTGCCTTCTTCATGAGTGGCCAGAGCCTctgtgccctggcccagaccctGGTCATCTCTTCTCCAGCCAAGCTGGCTGCCTTGTGGTTTCCAGAGCACCAGCGAGCCACAGCTAACATGATCGGCACCATGT CAAATCCCCTGGGCCTCCTTATAGCCAATGTGCTGTCTCCTGCCCTTGTCAAGAAAGCAGAAGACATTCCTATGATG CTAGGCATCTATATTGTTCCTGCTGCCCTTGCCTGTCTGATGGCCACTGTCTGCCTCTGGGAGAGTGTGCCTCCTACCCCACCATCCACAGGGGCTGCCAACTCTACTTCAGAGAGTTTCCTCCACGGGCTCAAACTG CTCATACAGAATAAGGCCTATGTCATCCTGGCCGTATGCTTTGGTGGTGGCATTGGTATCTTCTCTAGCTTCTCAGCACTCCTGGAACAGATCCTTTGTGCCAATGGCTACTCTAAT GAGTTCTCAGGCCTCTGTGGGGCCCTCTTCATTGTGTTTGGAATTTTGGGGGCACTGCTTCTAGGCCTGTACGTGGATCGGACCAAGCACTTCACTGAAGCCACCAAGATAGGCCTCTGTCTGACTTCCATGACCTTCGTGGCCTTTGCTCTG GTAGCCCAGCTGCAGGGACAAACTTTTGCACTGGCTGCCATCTGCTCCCTCCTTGGGCTCTTTGGCTTCTCAGTGGCACCTGTGGTCATGGAGCTGGCAGTGGAAAGCTCATTTCCTGTGGGTGAGGGTGCCTCCGCTGGCTTGATCTTTGTCCTGGG GCAGGCTGAAGGTGTGCTTATCATGCTGCTATTGACGGCGCTGACTGTGCAGAGAACAGGTGCATCCTTTTCTACCTGCCAGCAGGGCGAGGACCTTCTGGACTGGACAG tgcccctgctgctgctggctggcCTATGCACCCTTTTCACCTGTGTCTTGGTGATCTTCTTCAACACCCCATACCGGCGCCTGGAGGCTGAGTCTGGAGGATCCTCTTCACCCATGATGTGTGCCAGGGATCCAAGGAATGTAAACCCCACCCAAGTGCCACCACTTGAGACTCCTGGCTTGACACCTCCAGATGAGGCCTTGAAGGAGGCTCCTGGCCCTGCCCTGTCTCCAAAGCTTCTGTCtccaaagggcattcagaatggGCAGAGACTATGA
- the Slc49a3 gene encoding solute carrier family 49 member A3 isoform X1 has translation MAGTMDRLEACNNPETSGTAGDSLPGPRVYARRWVFLLVVSLLSCSNAMLWLSFAPVADTVARHFLLSMEQVNWLSLIYLVLSIPFGMAAIWVLDSVGLRGATILGAWLNFSGSLLRAVPCLAVRIPSPFAFFMSGQSLCALAQTLVISSPAKLAALWFPEHQRATANMIGTMSNPLGLLIANVLSPALVKKAEDIPMMLGIYIVPAALACLMATVCLWESVPPTPPSTGAANSTSESFLHGLKLLIQNKAYVILAVCFGGGIGIFSSFSALLEQILCANGYSNEFSGLCGALFIVFGILGALLLGLYVDRTKHFTEATKIGLCLTSMTFVAFALVAQLQGQTFALAAICSLLGLFGFSVAPVVMELAVESSFPVGEGASAGLIFVLGQAEGVLIMLLLTALTVQRTGASFSTCQQGEDLLDWTVPLLLLAGLCTLFTCVLVIFFNTPYRRLEAESGGSSSPMMCARDPRNVNPTQVPPLETPGLTPPDEALKEAPGPALSPKLLSPKGIQNGQRL, from the exons ATGGCCGGGACTATGGATAGGCTGGAAGCTTGCAACAACCCGGAAACATCTGGGACCGCCGGAGACTCGTTGCCTGGTCCCCGAGTTTATGCGCGTCGCTGGGTCTTTCTGCTGGTGGTGAGCCTCCTGAGCTGCTCCAACGCGATG CTTTGGCTCAGCTTTGCACCTGTAGCAGACACCGTAGCACGGCATTTCCTCCTGTCCATGGAGCAGGTCAACTGGCTGTCACTAATATACCTTGTGTTATCCATCCCATTTGGCATGGCAGCCATCTGGGTTCTGGACTCTGTTGGCCTCCGTGGAGCA ACTATCCTGGGTGCATGGTTGAATTTTTCTGGGAGTTTGCTACGTGCTGTGCCATGCTTGGCTGTCAGGATCCCCAGTCCTTTTGCCTTCTTCATGAGTGGCCAGAGCCTctgtgccctggcccagaccctGGTCATCTCTTCTCCAGCCAAGCTGGCTGCCTTGTGGTTTCCAGAGCACCAGCGAGCCACAGCTAACATGATCGGCACCATGT CAAATCCCCTGGGCCTCCTTATAGCCAATGTGCTGTCTCCTGCCCTTGTCAAGAAAGCAGAAGACATTCCTATGATG CTAGGCATCTATATTGTTCCTGCTGCCCTTGCCTGTCTGATGGCCACTGTCTGCCTCTGGGAGAGTGTGCCTCCTACCCCACCATCCACAGGGGCTGCCAACTCTACTTCAGAGAGTTTCCTCCACGGGCTCAAACTG CTCATACAGAATAAGGCCTATGTCATCCTGGCCGTATGCTTTGGTGGTGGCATTGGTATCTTCTCTAGCTTCTCAGCACTCCTGGAACAGATCCTTTGTGCCAATGGCTACTCTAAT GAGTTCTCAGGCCTCTGTGGGGCCCTCTTCATTGTGTTTGGAATTTTGGGGGCACTGCTTCTAGGCCTGTACGTGGATCGGACCAAGCACTTCACTGAAGCCACCAAGATAGGCCTCTGTCTGACTTCCATGACCTTCGTGGCCTTTGCTCTG GTAGCCCAGCTGCAGGGACAAACTTTTGCACTGGCTGCCATCTGCTCCCTCCTTGGGCTCTTTGGCTTCTCAGTGGCACCTGTGGTCATGGAGCTGGCAGTGGAAAGCTCATTTCCTGTGGGTGAGGGTGCCTCCGCTGGCTTGATCTTTGTCCTGGG GCAGGCTGAAGGTGTGCTTATCATGCTGCTATTGACGGCGCTGACTGTGCAGAGAACAGGTGCATCCTTTTCTACCTGCCAGCAGGGCGAGGACCTTCTGGACTGGACAG tgcccctgctgctgctggctggcCTATGCACCCTTTTCACCTGTGTCTTGGTGATCTTCTTCAACACCCCATACCGGCGCCTGGAGGCTGAGTCTGGAGGATCCTCTTCACCCATGATGTGTGCCAGGGATCCAAGGAATGTAAACCCCACCCAAGTGCCACCACTTGAGACTCCTGGCTTGACACCTCCAGATGAGGCCTTGAAGGAGGCTCCTGGCCCTGCCCTGTCTCCAAAGCTTCTGTCtccaaagggcattcagaatggGCAGAGACTATGA
- the Slc49a3 gene encoding solute carrier family 49 member A3 isoform X6, translating to MAGTMDRLEACNNPETSGTAGDSLPGPRVYARRWVFLLVVSLLSCSNAMLGIYIVPAALACLMATVCLWESVPPTPPSTGAANSTSESFLHGLKLLIQNKAYVILAVCFGGGIGIFSSFSALLEQILCANGYSNEFSGLCGALFIVFGILGALLLGLYVDRTKHFTEATKIGLCLTSMTFVAFALVAQLQGQTFALAAICSLLGLFGFSVAPVVMELAVESSFPVGEGASAGLIFVLGQAEGVLIMLLLTALTVQRTGASFSTCQQGEDLLDWTVPLLLLAGLCTLFTCVLVIFFNTPYRRLEAESGGSSSPMMCARDPRNVNPTQVPPLETPGLTPPDEALKEAPGPALSPKLLSPKGIQNGQRL from the exons ATGGCCGGGACTATGGATAGGCTGGAAGCTTGCAACAACCCGGAAACATCTGGGACCGCCGGAGACTCGTTGCCTGGTCCCCGAGTTTATGCGCGTCGCTGGGTCTTTCTGCTGGTGGTGAGCCTCCTGAGCTGCTCCAACGCGATG CTAGGCATCTATATTGTTCCTGCTGCCCTTGCCTGTCTGATGGCCACTGTCTGCCTCTGGGAGAGTGTGCCTCCTACCCCACCATCCACAGGGGCTGCCAACTCTACTTCAGAGAGTTTCCTCCACGGGCTCAAACTG CTCATACAGAATAAGGCCTATGTCATCCTGGCCGTATGCTTTGGTGGTGGCATTGGTATCTTCTCTAGCTTCTCAGCACTCCTGGAACAGATCCTTTGTGCCAATGGCTACTCTAAT GAGTTCTCAGGCCTCTGTGGGGCCCTCTTCATTGTGTTTGGAATTTTGGGGGCACTGCTTCTAGGCCTGTACGTGGATCGGACCAAGCACTTCACTGAAGCCACCAAGATAGGCCTCTGTCTGACTTCCATGACCTTCGTGGCCTTTGCTCTG GTAGCCCAGCTGCAGGGACAAACTTTTGCACTGGCTGCCATCTGCTCCCTCCTTGGGCTCTTTGGCTTCTCAGTGGCACCTGTGGTCATGGAGCTGGCAGTGGAAAGCTCATTTCCTGTGGGTGAGGGTGCCTCCGCTGGCTTGATCTTTGTCCTGGG GCAGGCTGAAGGTGTGCTTATCATGCTGCTATTGACGGCGCTGACTGTGCAGAGAACAGGTGCATCCTTTTCTACCTGCCAGCAGGGCGAGGACCTTCTGGACTGGACAG tgcccctgctgctgctggctggcCTATGCACCCTTTTCACCTGTGTCTTGGTGATCTTCTTCAACACCCCATACCGGCGCCTGGAGGCTGAGTCTGGAGGATCCTCTTCACCCATGATGTGTGCCAGGGATCCAAGGAATGTAAACCCCACCCAAGTGCCACCACTTGAGACTCCTGGCTTGACACCTCCAGATGAGGCCTTGAAGGAGGCTCCTGGCCCTGCCCTGTCTCCAAAGCTTCTGTCtccaaagggcattcagaatggGCAGAGACTATGA
- the Slc49a3 gene encoding solute carrier family 49 member A3 isoform X3 produces the protein MLMSGALRPSLFIPSGAVGLTTRDPPEAQLWLSFAPVADTVARHFLLSMEQVNWLSLIYLVLSIPFGMAAIWVLDSVGLRGATILGAWLNFSGSLLRAVPCLAVRIPSPFAFFMSGQSLCALAQTLVISSPAKLAALWFPEHQRATANMIGTMSNPLGLLIANVLSPALVKKAEDIPMMLGIYIVPAALACLMATVCLWESVPPTPPSTGAANSTSESFLHGLKLLIQNKAYVILAVCFGGGIGIFSSFSALLEQILCANGYSNEFSGLCGALFIVFGILGALLLGLYVDRTKHFTEATKIGLCLTSMTFVAFALVAQLQGQTFALAAICSLLGLFGFSVAPVVMELAVESSFPVGEGASAGLIFVLGQAEGVLIMLLLTALTVQRTGASFSTCQQGEDLLDWTVPLLLLAGLCTLFTCVLVIFFNTPYRRLEAESGGSSSPMMCARDPRNVNPTQVPPLETPGLTPPDEALKEAPGPALSPKLLSPKGIQNGQRL, from the exons ATGCTGATGTCAGGGGCCCTCCGTCCTTCCCTCTTCATTCCATCAGGTGCAGTTGGACTGACTACACGTGATCCTCCTGAGGCACAG CTTTGGCTCAGCTTTGCACCTGTAGCAGACACCGTAGCACGGCATTTCCTCCTGTCCATGGAGCAGGTCAACTGGCTGTCACTAATATACCTTGTGTTATCCATCCCATTTGGCATGGCAGCCATCTGGGTTCTGGACTCTGTTGGCCTCCGTGGAGCA ACTATCCTGGGTGCATGGTTGAATTTTTCTGGGAGTTTGCTACGTGCTGTGCCATGCTTGGCTGTCAGGATCCCCAGTCCTTTTGCCTTCTTCATGAGTGGCCAGAGCCTctgtgccctggcccagaccctGGTCATCTCTTCTCCAGCCAAGCTGGCTGCCTTGTGGTTTCCAGAGCACCAGCGAGCCACAGCTAACATGATCGGCACCATGT CAAATCCCCTGGGCCTCCTTATAGCCAATGTGCTGTCTCCTGCCCTTGTCAAGAAAGCAGAAGACATTCCTATGATG CTAGGCATCTATATTGTTCCTGCTGCCCTTGCCTGTCTGATGGCCACTGTCTGCCTCTGGGAGAGTGTGCCTCCTACCCCACCATCCACAGGGGCTGCCAACTCTACTTCAGAGAGTTTCCTCCACGGGCTCAAACTG CTCATACAGAATAAGGCCTATGTCATCCTGGCCGTATGCTTTGGTGGTGGCATTGGTATCTTCTCTAGCTTCTCAGCACTCCTGGAACAGATCCTTTGTGCCAATGGCTACTCTAAT GAGTTCTCAGGCCTCTGTGGGGCCCTCTTCATTGTGTTTGGAATTTTGGGGGCACTGCTTCTAGGCCTGTACGTGGATCGGACCAAGCACTTCACTGAAGCCACCAAGATAGGCCTCTGTCTGACTTCCATGACCTTCGTGGCCTTTGCTCTG GTAGCCCAGCTGCAGGGACAAACTTTTGCACTGGCTGCCATCTGCTCCCTCCTTGGGCTCTTTGGCTTCTCAGTGGCACCTGTGGTCATGGAGCTGGCAGTGGAAAGCTCATTTCCTGTGGGTGAGGGTGCCTCCGCTGGCTTGATCTTTGTCCTGGG GCAGGCTGAAGGTGTGCTTATCATGCTGCTATTGACGGCGCTGACTGTGCAGAGAACAGGTGCATCCTTTTCTACCTGCCAGCAGGGCGAGGACCTTCTGGACTGGACAG tgcccctgctgctgctggctggcCTATGCACCCTTTTCACCTGTGTCTTGGTGATCTTCTTCAACACCCCATACCGGCGCCTGGAGGCTGAGTCTGGAGGATCCTCTTCACCCATGATGTGTGCCAGGGATCCAAGGAATGTAAACCCCACCCAAGTGCCACCACTTGAGACTCCTGGCTTGACACCTCCAGATGAGGCCTTGAAGGAGGCTCCTGGCCCTGCCCTGTCTCCAAAGCTTCTGTCtccaaagggcattcagaatggGCAGAGACTATGA
- the Slc49a3 gene encoding solute carrier family 49 member A3 isoform X4, whose protein sequence is MEQVNWLSLIYLVLSIPFGMAAIWVLDSVGLRGATILGAWLNFSGSLLRAVPCLAVRIPSPFAFFMSGQSLCALAQTLVISSPAKLAALWFPEHQRATANMIGTMSNPLGLLIANVLSPALVKKAEDIPMMLGIYIVPAALACLMATVCLWESVPPTPPSTGAANSTSESFLHGLKLLIQNKAYVILAVCFGGGIGIFSSFSALLEQILCANGYSNEFSGLCGALFIVFGILGALLLGLYVDRTKHFTEATKIGLCLTSMTFVAFALVAQLQGQTFALAAICSLLGLFGFSVAPVVMELAVESSFPVGEGASAGLIFVLGQAEGVLIMLLLTALTVQRTGASFSTCQQGEDLLDWTVPLLLLAGLCTLFTCVLVIFFNTPYRRLEAESGGSSSPMMCARDPRNVNPTQVPPLETPGLTPPDEALKEAPGPALSPKLLSPKGIQNGQRL, encoded by the exons ATGGAGCAGGTCAACTGGCTGTCACTAATATACCTTGTGTTATCCATCCCATTTGGCATGGCAGCCATCTGGGTTCTGGACTCTGTTGGCCTCCGTGGAGCA ACTATCCTGGGTGCATGGTTGAATTTTTCTGGGAGTTTGCTACGTGCTGTGCCATGCTTGGCTGTCAGGATCCCCAGTCCTTTTGCCTTCTTCATGAGTGGCCAGAGCCTctgtgccctggcccagaccctGGTCATCTCTTCTCCAGCCAAGCTGGCTGCCTTGTGGTTTCCAGAGCACCAGCGAGCCACAGCTAACATGATCGGCACCATGT CAAATCCCCTGGGCCTCCTTATAGCCAATGTGCTGTCTCCTGCCCTTGTCAAGAAAGCAGAAGACATTCCTATGATG CTAGGCATCTATATTGTTCCTGCTGCCCTTGCCTGTCTGATGGCCACTGTCTGCCTCTGGGAGAGTGTGCCTCCTACCCCACCATCCACAGGGGCTGCCAACTCTACTTCAGAGAGTTTCCTCCACGGGCTCAAACTG CTCATACAGAATAAGGCCTATGTCATCCTGGCCGTATGCTTTGGTGGTGGCATTGGTATCTTCTCTAGCTTCTCAGCACTCCTGGAACAGATCCTTTGTGCCAATGGCTACTCTAAT GAGTTCTCAGGCCTCTGTGGGGCCCTCTTCATTGTGTTTGGAATTTTGGGGGCACTGCTTCTAGGCCTGTACGTGGATCGGACCAAGCACTTCACTGAAGCCACCAAGATAGGCCTCTGTCTGACTTCCATGACCTTCGTGGCCTTTGCTCTG GTAGCCCAGCTGCAGGGACAAACTTTTGCACTGGCTGCCATCTGCTCCCTCCTTGGGCTCTTTGGCTTCTCAGTGGCACCTGTGGTCATGGAGCTGGCAGTGGAAAGCTCATTTCCTGTGGGTGAGGGTGCCTCCGCTGGCTTGATCTTTGTCCTGGG GCAGGCTGAAGGTGTGCTTATCATGCTGCTATTGACGGCGCTGACTGTGCAGAGAACAGGTGCATCCTTTTCTACCTGCCAGCAGGGCGAGGACCTTCTGGACTGGACAG tgcccctgctgctgctggctggcCTATGCACCCTTTTCACCTGTGTCTTGGTGATCTTCTTCAACACCCCATACCGGCGCCTGGAGGCTGAGTCTGGAGGATCCTCTTCACCCATGATGTGTGCCAGGGATCCAAGGAATGTAAACCCCACCCAAGTGCCACCACTTGAGACTCCTGGCTTGACACCTCCAGATGAGGCCTTGAAGGAGGCTCCTGGCCCTGCCCTGTCTCCAAAGCTTCTGTCtccaaagggcattcagaatggGCAGAGACTATGA
- the Slc49a3 gene encoding solute carrier family 49 member A3 isoform X7 encodes MMLGIYIVPAALACLMATVCLWESVPPTPPSTGAANSTSESFLHGLKLLIQNKAYVILAVCFGGGIGIFSSFSALLEQILCANGYSNEFSGLCGALFIVFGILGALLLGLYVDRTKHFTEATKIGLCLTSMTFVAFALVAQLQGQTFALAAICSLLGLFGFSVAPVVMELAVESSFPVGEGASAGLIFVLGQAEGVLIMLLLTALTVQRTGASFSTCQQGEDLLDWTVPLLLLAGLCTLFTCVLVIFFNTPYRRLEAESGGSSSPMMCARDPRNVNPTQVPPLETPGLTPPDEALKEAPGPALSPKLLSPKGIQNGQRL; translated from the exons ATGATG CTAGGCATCTATATTGTTCCTGCTGCCCTTGCCTGTCTGATGGCCACTGTCTGCCTCTGGGAGAGTGTGCCTCCTACCCCACCATCCACAGGGGCTGCCAACTCTACTTCAGAGAGTTTCCTCCACGGGCTCAAACTG CTCATACAGAATAAGGCCTATGTCATCCTGGCCGTATGCTTTGGTGGTGGCATTGGTATCTTCTCTAGCTTCTCAGCACTCCTGGAACAGATCCTTTGTGCCAATGGCTACTCTAAT GAGTTCTCAGGCCTCTGTGGGGCCCTCTTCATTGTGTTTGGAATTTTGGGGGCACTGCTTCTAGGCCTGTACGTGGATCGGACCAAGCACTTCACTGAAGCCACCAAGATAGGCCTCTGTCTGACTTCCATGACCTTCGTGGCCTTTGCTCTG GTAGCCCAGCTGCAGGGACAAACTTTTGCACTGGCTGCCATCTGCTCCCTCCTTGGGCTCTTTGGCTTCTCAGTGGCACCTGTGGTCATGGAGCTGGCAGTGGAAAGCTCATTTCCTGTGGGTGAGGGTGCCTCCGCTGGCTTGATCTTTGTCCTGGG GCAGGCTGAAGGTGTGCTTATCATGCTGCTATTGACGGCGCTGACTGTGCAGAGAACAGGTGCATCCTTTTCTACCTGCCAGCAGGGCGAGGACCTTCTGGACTGGACAG tgcccctgctgctgctggctggcCTATGCACCCTTTTCACCTGTGTCTTGGTGATCTTCTTCAACACCCCATACCGGCGCCTGGAGGCTGAGTCTGGAGGATCCTCTTCACCCATGATGTGTGCCAGGGATCCAAGGAATGTAAACCCCACCCAAGTGCCACCACTTGAGACTCCTGGCTTGACACCTCCAGATGAGGCCTTGAAGGAGGCTCCTGGCCCTGCCCTGTCTCCAAAGCTTCTGTCtccaaagggcattcagaatggGCAGAGACTATGA
- the Slc49a3 gene encoding solute carrier family 49 member A3 isoform X8 — MATVCLWESVPPTPPSTGAANSTSESFLHGLKLLIQNKAYVILAVCFGGGIGIFSSFSALLEQILCANGYSNEFSGLCGALFIVFGILGALLLGLYVDRTKHFTEATKIGLCLTSMTFVAFALVAQLQGQTFALAAICSLLGLFGFSVAPVVMELAVESSFPVGEGASAGLIFVLGQAEGVLIMLLLTALTVQRTGASFSTCQQGEDLLDWTVPLLLLAGLCTLFTCVLVIFFNTPYRRLEAESGGSSSPMMCARDPRNVNPTQVPPLETPGLTPPDEALKEAPGPALSPKLLSPKGIQNGQRL, encoded by the exons ATGGCCACTGTCTGCCTCTGGGAGAGTGTGCCTCCTACCCCACCATCCACAGGGGCTGCCAACTCTACTTCAGAGAGTTTCCTCCACGGGCTCAAACTG CTCATACAGAATAAGGCCTATGTCATCCTGGCCGTATGCTTTGGTGGTGGCATTGGTATCTTCTCTAGCTTCTCAGCACTCCTGGAACAGATCCTTTGTGCCAATGGCTACTCTAAT GAGTTCTCAGGCCTCTGTGGGGCCCTCTTCATTGTGTTTGGAATTTTGGGGGCACTGCTTCTAGGCCTGTACGTGGATCGGACCAAGCACTTCACTGAAGCCACCAAGATAGGCCTCTGTCTGACTTCCATGACCTTCGTGGCCTTTGCTCTG GTAGCCCAGCTGCAGGGACAAACTTTTGCACTGGCTGCCATCTGCTCCCTCCTTGGGCTCTTTGGCTTCTCAGTGGCACCTGTGGTCATGGAGCTGGCAGTGGAAAGCTCATTTCCTGTGGGTGAGGGTGCCTCCGCTGGCTTGATCTTTGTCCTGGG GCAGGCTGAAGGTGTGCTTATCATGCTGCTATTGACGGCGCTGACTGTGCAGAGAACAGGTGCATCCTTTTCTACCTGCCAGCAGGGCGAGGACCTTCTGGACTGGACAG tgcccctgctgctgctggctggcCTATGCACCCTTTTCACCTGTGTCTTGGTGATCTTCTTCAACACCCCATACCGGCGCCTGGAGGCTGAGTCTGGAGGATCCTCTTCACCCATGATGTGTGCCAGGGATCCAAGGAATGTAAACCCCACCCAAGTGCCACCACTTGAGACTCCTGGCTTGACACCTCCAGATGAGGCCTTGAAGGAGGCTCCTGGCCCTGCCCTGTCTCCAAAGCTTCTGTCtccaaagggcattcagaatggGCAGAGACTATGA
- the Atp5me gene encoding ATP synthase F(0) complex subunit e, mitochondrial — protein sequence MVPPVQVSPLIKFGRYSALILGMAYGAKRYSYLKPRAEEERRIAAEEKKRLDELKRIERELAEAQDDSILK from the exons ATGGTGCCCCCGGTTCAGGTCTCTCCGCTCATCAAG TTCGGCAGGTACTCCGCTCTGATTCTCGGCATGGCATACGGCGCCAAGCGCTACA GTTACCTAAAACCCCGGgcggaggaggagaggagaatagcagcggaggaaaagaagagactaGATGAGCTGAAACGGATTGAGAGAGAACTGGCAGAAG CTCAAGATGACAGCATTCTCAAGTGA